The Humulus lupulus chromosome 4, drHumLupu1.1, whole genome shotgun sequence genome has a window encoding:
- the LOC133830036 gene encoding squamosa promoter-binding-like protein 13A — translation MDWNSKAPSWEFTELEQETFSNLGTVNGSNNHFGDYNKTIREDFSVDLKLGQVGNSGNNELVDTTWKESGLPRHASSTSSPSGSTKRSRGSYNGSQAVSCLVDGCNADLSTCRDYHRRHKVCELHSKTPQVTIGGEKQRFCQQCSRFHSLEEFDEGKRSCRKRLDGHNRRRRKPQPEPFSRYGSLMSNYSGTQMLPFSSSLVYPSTAVVNPNWGGCVVKAEADSGLHNHHQQQLPFLDKHNMFLGPTSPNNSNANYKGGDGSSNKLFPILQGHSPGVSACHPLLLRTFPSLSQCNEVPRSKLFYDRLLTSTTSTTSSTTAQQIHNSDCALSLLSSPSPQAQTPEMGLGHNIMSHLSSSISMVGQHPTLQTNNHGSEPFMSSVLITNGSSGNADVHCSGMFSMGSDGHEPHQTLPSHWD, via the exons ATGGACTGGAACTCGAAAGCACCTTCTTGGGAATTTACTGAACTAGAACAAGAAACTTTCTCCAACTTAGGCACTGTTAATGGGTCTAATAACCACTTTGGAGATTATAATAAGACTATCAGAGAGGATTTCTCAGTAGATTTGAAGCTGGGCCAGGTGGGAAATTCTGGCAATAATGAGTTAGTGGATACAACATGGAAGGAGTCAGGGCTTCCAAGACATGCTTCTTCTACTTCTTCACCCTCAGGATCTACGAAAAGGTCTCGAGGATCTTACAATGGATCTCAAGCAGTTTCATGCCTTGTTGATGGGTGCAATGCTGATCTTAGTACTTGTAGGGATTACCATAGACGCCATAAGGTCTGTGAGCTCCATTCTAAGACTCCTCAGGTCACAATTGGTGGGGAGAAGCAAAGATTCTGCCAGCAGTGCAGCAG GTTCCATTCGCTGGAGGAATTCGATGAAGGAAAGAGAAGCTGCAGAAAACGTCTCGATGGACACAACAGAAGGCGAAGGAAGCCTCAACCAGAACCCTTCTCACGCTATGGTAGCTTAATGTCCAACTATTCAG GTACTCAGATGTTACCATTTTCATCGTCACTCGTTTACCCCTCTACCGCTGTTGTGAACCCCAACTGGGGAGGATGTGTAGTCAAAGCGGAGGCAGACTCCGGTCTCCATAACCATCATCAACAACAGCTACCCTTTCTTGATAAACATAACATGTTTCTAGGACCAACCTCTCCCAACAACAGCAATGCAAACTACAAAGGAGGAGATGGCAGCAGCAACAAGTTATTCCCAATTTTGCAAGGACACAGTCCTGGAGTTTCAGCATGCCATCCCCTTCTACTGAGGACATTTCCTTCATTGTCACAATGTAATGAGGTGCCTAGGAGCAAATTGTTCTATGACAGGCTATTAACATCAACAACTAGTACTACTTCTTCTACAACAGCACAACAAATCCATAACTCGGATTGTGCTCTCTCTCTTCTGTCATCACCGTCACCGCAGGCGCAGACACCTGAGATGGGTTTGGGACACAACATAATGTCACACCTTAGCTCCTCAATCTCAATGGTAGGGCAGCACCCCACCCTGCAGACAAATAATCATGGTTCAGAGCCTTTCATGAGTTCAGTTTTGATCACTAATGGAAGTAGTGGCAATGCTGATGTCCACTGTTCTGGGATGTTTAGCATGGGATCTGATGGTCATGAACCCCATCAAACTCTCCCTTCTCACTGGGATTAG